The following are encoded together in the Vidua macroura isolate BioBank_ID:100142 chromosome 6, ASM2450914v1, whole genome shotgun sequence genome:
- the FADD gene encoding FAS-associated death domain protein, with protein sequence MDFLSGGLGQDAEIPPARPVPGAGPGAVDRFLSLQLSISSGLSVTELDAMKFLCRDKIKKGKLEAVQMGLELFSILMERQLIAHNKLGFLKELLQHIGRGDLLSLVVQFEQRELHVQDDQPDEHEKLLLKAAFDVICANVGREWKKLMRELGLPEVKLDKVEAAYRFDLEEEVFQALREWQKWKGKDAKVADLIKGLRGCNLNLVADKVEEKIAQVTTGTK encoded by the exons ATGGATTTCCTCTCCGGAGGATTGGGACAGGACGCCGAAATCCCCCCCGCGCGGCCTGTGCCGGGCGCGGGGCCCGGCGCCGTGGATCgtttcctgagcctgcagctCTCCATCTCCTCGGGCCTGTCGGTCACGGAGCTCGACGCCATGAAGTTCCTCTGCCGCGACAAAATTAAGAAGGGAAAGCTTGAGGCGGTGCAAATGGGCCTGGAGCTCTTCAGCATCCTGATGGAGCGGCAGCTAATCGCGCACAACAAGCTGGGAttcctgaaggagctgctgcagcacatcgGTAGGGGCGATTTGCTGTCACTAGTGGTGCAGTTCGAACAGAGAGAACTTCATGTCCAGGATGATCAGCCAGATGAGCATGAAAAAC TTCTCCTGAAGGCAGCTTTTGATGTCATTTGTGCCAATGTTGGGAGAGAATGGAAGAAGCTGATGCGAGAACTTGGGCTGCCAGAGGTGAAGCTGGACAAGGTGGAGGCAGCCTATCGATTTGATTTGGAGGAAGAGGTTTTTCAGGCACTTCGGGAGTGGCAGAAGTGGAAGGGGAAGGATGCAAAGGTAGCTGACTTAATAAAAGGCCTCCGGGGCTGCAACCTGAATTTGGTGGCAGACAAAGTTGAAGAGAAGATTGCACAGGTGACCACTGGaaccaaatga